A region of the Massilia sp. erpn genome:
ACACCTTACCGGAACAGGTGATCGCCCAGGTGCACAAGGCTGCTGTGGAACAATTGCAACGCCAGGCCGAACGGGCCGGGCTGGCCGAGGTCAAGGCCGAAGCCGAGGTGGTGCGCGGCAGCCGGCCGCTGCCGCTATGCCGCGCGCCGGTGACGGTGGAGGGCGCCGACACGCGCGCCCCGGCGCGTATGCGCTTCCTCGCGGTCTGTCCGGGAGCGGAGGGCTGGCGGTACGATTTCGTGGTGCGCGGCAAGCTGTCGGCCAAGGTGGCGGTGATGGCGGCCGATGTGGCGGCGGGCAAGCCGCTGGGCCTGGCCGATGTGTCGCTGGAGCGCAACGACATCACCACCGTGCCCGACGCGCTGGCCGATCTGGCCGCCGTCGATGGCATGTCGGCGCGGCGCAGCCTGCGCGCCGGCGAGGTGCTGCGGCCGAATATGCTGGTGGCGGCCTTGCTGGTGAAGCGCGGCGAGATGGTGCGCATTGTCGCCAAGCGTGAGCAGATCGAAGTGAGCATGGCGGGGGAAGCGCTCGATGCGGGGGCGCGCGGTGCCATCGTGCGGGTGCGCAATGCCAGCGGCACCACCATCCGCGCCCGCGTCATCGACGCTGGGACGGTGGAGCCTGCTGACCTGCCGGGGGCCAATTAATCCTCCGGACGCTGGGCGATGCGCGCCGCCAGGCGCGTGAGTTTCTCGGCGTAGCCGGGATCGGTGGCATAACCGCCCTGGACCAGGCCCTGGGCGAAGGCACGGGCGTTATTGCCCGCATTCAAAGCTTTTTGATAACGCGGATTATCCAGCAGCAGGCTGGCATAGTCGCGGAAGGCGGCGCCCTGGTCGGGGTAACTGCGGAAGCGTTCCACCTTCTTCATTGCCACGCCACCTTCATACTCGGTGGTGCGGGCCGGATTGACCTCGCCCTGCCACTGGCCGCCGGCCTTGATGCCGAACAGATTATTGCTGTCGGCGCCGCCGGGCAGGCGCAGCGGACGCTGGCCCCAGCCCGATTCCAGCGCCGCATGGGCGGCCACGATGTCGGGCGCCACACCGAGCCGCTCGCCGGCTTCCGCCGCCCACGGCCGGATGCTGGCCAAAAACTGTTCCTGGGTTTCGCTGTCGGCGCCGGTATTGGCGGCCGGCGTCGTGCCATCGATGGCGCCACCGGCCAGGCGCGCGCGCAGGGCCGCCGCTTCCACGCTCAGGGCGTTGCCGGCGCCGTTGTCGGGTGCGCTGAAGCCGGCGCCATGGGCCAGGAAATCCTGCACGTCGGACTGCACCTGGCGGAAGGCGGCACCAAAGCGCTGGCCGCCGTCGCCGCCGGCACTGGTGAAGGCGGCCGGCAGCACAGCCTGGGTTGCGCCCATATTCGAGCGCGTCGCCTGGGTGGCGGCGGTGGCGTGCGTGGCGGCCGTGCGCGCGAAGAAATCAGACGGGTTCATAAGTCTGGTCCTCGCCCTTGAGTACTTTTTCCATGATCGTATATTGCTCGACGAGCAAGTCGCCATTGCGCTTGCCACGGGCTTTCGCCTCGAGCACCATCTGTTCCAGTTCAGCCCAGTCCGCTTCGAGGCGGGCGCGTGGCTCATGCTTGAGCAGGGCAAACACCTGGGCCATGCCGCCTTGCGCGCCGACCAGGCGTTCGGCCAGCTCGACGCGCAGGCGGCGCCGCGCTTCCATGCTGTCGACCAGGGTGGAAATCTCGCCGGCGATCTCGCCCAGACGCGCCTGCTGGTGGCGCAGCGCGGCCTGGAACTGCTGCTCGAGCAGCTCGAGCAGGCTGCGGTAAGCCTGCTGGTCCTCGGCCACGCCTTGCAGCATGCCGAGCATGGCTTGCTGGCGCGTCATCTGGTTCACTTTTCGCTCCCGTGGAAGCGCTGGATCAGGCCGGCCAGCTTGCCGGCATTGAAGGGCAGCTCGCCCTTGGCCAGGGCGTCGCGCAGCTGGGCCACTTTCTCGTGGTCGATATCGGGCAGGTCGCGCAGCGCCTGCAGGGCCGGTTGCAGCACAGCCGATTGCAGTTCGGCCGCCTCGGCTGGGGCAGCGGCGGCCTTGGCGCCGTCGGCGGCCGTGACCTCGCTGACTTGCTGCACGCTGACCCCGCCCGGGGTGGCGGTGGTGATACGCATACGTTGCCCCCTTGTCTTGTTTTCAATGGCCATTGCCGTTGCCCTTCGCACCCGGCAGCAGCTTATTGCGCAGCTGCTGCAGTATATTAACATCAGGCAACTCAGAATCCACATCCATCGTTAACGGACTCTTCTTGCCGGGCATGCCGAACATGGCCGAAATCGCGGCGGCCTGCCCCTTGGTGAGAATGAGCAGCTCGATGCGGCGGTTGATGCCGGCTGTCGCATTTTTGACATCGAGCGGGGCGCGGTCGGCCATGCCGACCACCTGCAGCACGCTGTCGGTGGGCATGCTGCCGGCCAGCAGCTGGGCACGCGCCGACATGGCGCGGTTGGACGACAGGTTCCAGTTGGAGAAAGCGGAGTGGCTGGTGTCGGCGTATTGCAGGGAGTCGGTGTGGCCGACGATCAGCATCTGGTTTTCCATCTTGGCAAACAGCGGCCCCATCTTGCGCATCAGGGCTTGGAATTTGCCGGTCGGCACAGCGCTGCCGCGCACGAACATGCCCTGGTCGTCGGTATCGTGCAGCATCACGCGCAAGCCGTAGGGCGTGACCACCGATTCCAGGTTGCTGGCCAGGCCGGCATCCTCGCTCATATTGGTCAAGGCCTTGGCCAGCTGCTGCAAATCGTTGGGCGTGTCGTAGCTGACGCGCTCGGGCTGGGCCTGGGGATTGGTCTGGGTGCTTTGCGTGGCGTTGCCGGGCGCATCGGTATTGCCGGTGCGGGTCATGGGGAAGCGCTCGATCAGGCTGCCGCGCGGGCCGCCGATCTGTTGCGGCATCACGCCCTTGCCCTGGTCGGTCTTGTTGCCGTCAGCCTCGGTCAGGATCTGCTCCAGGCTCTCGGTATTGCGCGAAGCCATCAGCCACAGCACCAGGAACAGGCACATCAGGGCGAGGCAGAAGTCGGCGAACGCTACTTTCCAGGCGCCGCCGTGCTCGTCGTGCTTGTGCTTGCCGCCACCGCGCTTGACGATGGTCGCTTCGTGGTGCTTATCATGCGGCTTTAGCACGGCCACCTCCACGGCGAGAATCCGGCTCGCTATCGCGGCCTTCCATGGCGTTGATCCAGCCCTCGAGCTGGGCGAAGCTTGGCTTGATATTCAGCTGCACCAGGCGGCGGCCGGCGTCGATGGCCAAGAGCGGCGGCTTGCCGGCCACGTGGGTCACCAGCACCACCTTCACGCATTCCATGGTGGACGCTTCCTGCACCACCAGCTGCTTCATCATATTCGACAGCGGATCGAGCAGGCCGTAGCAGAAGAAAATGCCGATGAAGGTACCGACCATGGCCGCGCCCACGTGTTCGGCGATCTCGCCCGAAGTGGCGCCGCCGCCCACGCTGTTCATGGTCATCACGATGCCGAGCACGGCGGCCAGAATACCGAAGCCGGGCATGGCTTCGCCGATTTTCTGCAGCGATTTGGCCGGCTGGGTCAGCTCTTCATGGATGGCTTCCAGTTCCTGCTCGAGCACGCCTTCCAGTTCGTGCGCGTTGATCTTGCCCATGGCCATCAGGCGGAAGTTATCGACGATGAAGGCAAGCAGTTTCGGCTCTTCCAGCACGGCCGGATAGCGCTGGAACAGCGGGCTTTCCTTCGGCGCCTCGACGTGGGCGTCGAGCGCTTTCAGGCCGCCGGCCGCCAGTTGCAGCAGTTCATACATGAGCAGCAGCAATTGCCGCTGGAATTCGGAATCGTATTTCTTGCGGAACACGATTTTCTTGAGCTGGCCGCCGGTTTCACCCAGCACATGGCGCGGATTGCCCAGCACGAACGCGCCGAGGCCGGCGCCGGCAATGATGATCAGCTCGATCGGCTGCCAGATGGCGTGGAAGGTGCCACCCATCATGGCGAAACCGCCGAACACACTGCCGAGCACGATGAGAATACCGACTAATTGCTGCATGATTGCTTGCCTTTCATTTCATTATCTTGGTACTGCTCAACGCTGCAGCACTGCCTTCATCTTGCCCAGGGCCGCCTTGTTCAGCTGGCAGACGCGGGCATCCGTCAGATCCAGTACAGCGGCAATTTCTTTATAGCTCAGCTCGAACTCGTAATACATCTGCACCACGCGCTGCTCGCGCTCGTCCAGGCCGTTGAGCGCCTGTTCCAGGCTGCGCCGCACCATCAACTGGTCTTCCGGACTGGGCGCGCTGCCGGTGTCGGCAAAGGTGTCCTGCAAGAGGTCGTCGAAACTGGCGATCTGCTCGGCGTTCTCATCGAGCAGATAGCTCTGGTATTCCTCGGGCGTCAGGCCGAGGCCAGCGATCGCTTCGTGCTCGGCCGGCTCGCGTCCGAGCTTGCGCGTCAGCGCGCGCATGGCATCGCGCAGCTTGTGGCTGTGCTGGCGCACGGCGCGCGGGCGCCAGTCCTGGCGCCGCAGCTCGTCGAGAATGGCGCCGCGGATGCGCAGGCTGGCGTAGCTGCCGAAGGCGGCGTCGGGCGCGCCGTAGCGGCGCAGCGCTTCGAGCAGGCCCATCAGGCCAATCTGCTCCATATCGTCGCGGTCGATCGCGCCCGCCACCTGCGAATTGAGCTGGCGCACGATGCGCTTGACCAGGGGCGCATAGTCCACCAGGCACTTCTGTTCGGCGGCCGGACTGAGTACCGGCGCGGCGGCAGCCGTTTCGCCATAGCCTTCGGCGCAGGCTTCCGCTTGTTCTAGATATGCCATGAAAATCCCATCTCCTGCTTGGCTTCGGGGTCGGGCATTATTCGAGAATCATCTTGCCGATCATCACATTGGTGAAGGGCTTTTCCAGTCTTTCCTTTTCATACGTCTCATCGAAAGCCTTGTTCAGCTCTTCGGCGAACTGGTCGATGGACATGGTTTCCGCCTTGGCCATCGGCAGCGCCGACAGCGACTTGACGGCAATGCTGCGCAGCAGCGGCAAGTGTTCCTTGGCCTCTTTTTCCTTTTCCGCGGTGGTGGCCACCACCAGATCGGCTGACATATAGTGTGGCACGGCATCGCCCGGCGCCTTGCGCAGCATGACGATGACCTTGTCCACGGTCAGGTATTTGGGTGGCTTGCCATCGCCGCGCGGCGGCTCGGCCTTGGCGTGGGCCGAGGCTGACGCGGGCGTGGCCGCGTTGGCGGCGCCTTTGCCCATATACCAGACGGCGCCGCCGGCCACGGCGGCGGCCAGCACGGCCACCCCGGCCAGGGCGATGATCAATTTCATATTCTTCATCCTTGTCTTACTCCTGATCGCTCAGCATGGCAAAGGTGGAAGTCGTCCCGTCCTCGGAGAGGGCGCGGCCCGGTTCGCGGCCGTTCGGCTCGCGTTCGGGTTGACGGCCACGGCCGTCGGCATCGGCAAAGCCCTGGCCGCGGCCGCTGGCCGAGACCGTCACC
Encoded here:
- a CDS encoding flagellar basal body-associated FliL family protein; the encoded protein is MKLIIALAGVAVLAAAVAGGAVWYMGKGAANAATPASASAHAKAEPPRGDGKPPKYLTVDKVIVMLRKAPGDAVPHYMSADLVVATTAEKEKEAKEHLPLLRSIAVKSLSALPMAKAETMSIDQFAEELNKAFDETYEKERLEKPFTNVMIGKMILE
- a CDS encoding flagellar motor protein MotB; the protein is MLKPHDKHHEATIVKRGGGKHKHDEHGGAWKVAFADFCLALMCLFLVLWLMASRNTESLEQILTEADGNKTDQGKGVMPQQIGGPRGSLIERFPMTRTGNTDAPGNATQSTQTNPQAQPERVSYDTPNDLQQLAKALTNMSEDAGLASNLESVVTPYGLRVMLHDTDDQGMFVRGSAVPTGKFQALMRKMGPLFAKMENQMLIVGHTDSLQYADTSHSAFSNWNLSSNRAMSARAQLLAGSMPTDSVLQVVGMADRAPLDVKNATAGINRRIELLILTKGQAAAISAMFGMPGKKSPLTMDVDSELPDVNILQQLRNKLLPGAKGNGNGH
- the motA gene encoding flagellar motor stator protein MotA, with protein sequence MQQLVGILIVLGSVFGGFAMMGGTFHAIWQPIELIIIAGAGLGAFVLGNPRHVLGETGGQLKKIVFRKKYDSEFQRQLLLLMYELLQLAAGGLKALDAHVEAPKESPLFQRYPAVLEEPKLLAFIVDNFRLMAMGKINAHELEGVLEQELEAIHEELTQPAKSLQKIGEAMPGFGILAAVLGIVMTMNSVGGGATSGEIAEHVGAAMVGTFIGIFFCYGLLDPLSNMMKQLVVQEASTMECVKVVLVTHVAGKPPLLAIDAGRRLVQLNIKPSFAQLEGWINAMEGRDSEPDSRRGGGRAKAA
- the flgA gene encoding flagellar basal body P-ring formation chaperone FlgA, with the translated sequence MSALADTLPEQVIAQVHKAAVEQLQRQAERAGLAEVKAEAEVVRGSRPLPLCRAPVTVEGADTRAPARMRFLAVCPGAEGWRYDFVVRGKLSAKVAVMAADVAAGKPLGLADVSLERNDITTVPDALADLAAVDGMSARRSLRAGEVLRPNMLVAALLVKRGEMVRIVAKREQIEVSMAGEALDAGARGAIVRVRNASGTTIRARVIDAGTVEPADLPGAN
- a CDS encoding FliA/WhiG family RNA polymerase sigma factor is translated as MAYLEQAEACAEGYGETAAAAPVLSPAAEQKCLVDYAPLVKRIVRQLNSQVAGAIDRDDMEQIGLMGLLEALRRYGAPDAAFGSYASLRIRGAILDELRRQDWRPRAVRQHSHKLRDAMRALTRKLGREPAEHEAIAGLGLTPEEYQSYLLDENAEQIASFDDLLQDTFADTGSAPSPEDQLMVRRSLEQALNGLDEREQRVVQMYYEFELSYKEIAAVLDLTDARVCQLNKAALGKMKAVLQR
- the flgM gene encoding flagellar biosynthesis anti-sigma factor FlgM, which translates into the protein MRITTATPGGVSVQQVSEVTAADGAKAAAAPAEAAELQSAVLQPALQALRDLPDIDHEKVAQLRDALAKGELPFNAGKLAGLIQRFHGSEK
- a CDS encoding glycoside hydrolase family 73 protein; translated protein: MNPSDFFARTAATHATAATQATRSNMGATQAVLPAAFTSAGGDGGQRFGAAFRQVQSDVQDFLAHGAGFSAPDNGAGNALSVEAAALRARLAGGAIDGTTPAANTGADSETQEQFLASIRPWAAEAGERLGVAPDIVAAHAALESGWGQRPLRLPGGADSNNLFGIKAGGQWQGEVNPARTTEYEGGVAMKKVERFRSYPDQGAAFRDYASLLLDNPRYQKALNAGNNARAFAQGLVQGGYATDPGYAEKLTRLAARIAQRPED
- the flgN gene encoding flagellar export chaperone FlgN, whose translation is MTRQQAMLGMLQGVAEDQQAYRSLLELLEQQFQAALRHQQARLGEIAGEISTLVDSMEARRRLRVELAERLVGAQGGMAQVFALLKHEPRARLEADWAELEQMVLEAKARGKRNGDLLVEQYTIMEKVLKGEDQTYEPV